Part of the Nakamurella alba genome is shown below.
CGGGTGGACGCCCCGTTGGGCACCGTCGGTGGCTACCTGTCCGGCCGGCACCTGCCGACCACGGCCCAGCTGCCGCTGTTCCGCCGGATCCTGGTCCAGCTCGGCGTCCCGGCGCAGGACCAGGACGCCTGGCTGGACCTGGTCGGCACGCTCCGCCGCACGTCCGGGCCACGGATCACCGATGCGCCGTACCGGGGACTGCTGAGCTTCGAGACCGGCGACGCCGGCTGGTTCTTCGGACGTTCGGCGCTGGTCGACCAGTTGCTCCGGCTGGCCACCGACCGCACCGATCCGCGACCGCTGGTGGTGCTCGGACCGACCGGCTCCGGCAAGTCCTCGGTGCTGCGGGCCGGGCTGCTGGCGGGCTGGCCCGGTTCGCGGGCACTGATCACCCCCGGGCCGGACCCGTTCGGCCCGCTCGCCGCGGCCCGGGACGTGCTGGCCGCCGGTGACGGGCTGGTGGTGATCGATCAGGTCGAGGAGATCTTCGTCCGGCTTCCCGATCCGGAGGCGCGGCAGCGGTGGGCGGCGGCGGTGACCGATCCCGCGTCGTGGCCGCCCGGCACCCGGGTGGTGTTCGGGCTGCGCGCCGACTTCTTCGTCGCCGCCGCCTCGGTGCCGGCGCTGGAGGCGCTGCTGCACGACCGGCAGGTGCTCGTCGGACCGATGGGGGTGGAGAACCTGCGGTCGGCCATCGTCGGCCCGGCCGCCCGCGCCGGGCTGGCGATCGACGACGACCTGGTCCGGGTGCTGTTGGACGACCTGCTGCTGCCGGACGGGCGGGTGCACGTCGCCGGAGTGCTGCCGTTGCTGTCGCACGTGCTGCTGGCCACCTGGCAGCGCACCGGCGGATCCCGGCTGACCCTGGATGCGTACCGCGACACCGGCGGGCTGGAGTCGGCCGTCCAGCAGACCGCGGAACAGGTCTGGGCGGACCTGCCGGGCGAGGACGAGCGCCGGCTGGCCCGGGGCCTGCTGCTGCGCATGGTGCATCTCGAGGAGCACACCGCGGACGCCGATCGCGGCCTGCCGGAGGCGGTGACCCGGCGTCGCGCGCCGCTGCCCGACGAGGCGGAGCGGGAGGTGCTCGAGCCGTTCGTGGCCCAGCGACTGGTGGTGATCGACGACACCGGGGTGTCGATCGCGCACGAGTCGCTGCTCACCGCGTGGCCGAGGCTGCGCGGGTGGGTGGACGAGGACCGGGCCGGGCTGCTGCTCCGCCGGCGGCTGCACGGGATCAGCCGGCAGTGGCAGATCGACCACGACGACTCGGGCCTGGTCCGCGGAGCTCGGTTGGAGGCCTACGAGGAGTGGCTGGCCGGCGGGGACCGCGCGGGTGAGCTGGACCGGCTGGAGCTCGAGTATCTCGACGCCGCGCGGGCGGCCGAGGCCGACCGTCGGGCCGCCCGGCGGCGGCAGGTCCGGCTGCTGCGCAGTGCCGTCGCGGTCGCGGTGGTGCTGGCCGTGGCCGCCTCCGTGCTGGCCGTCGTCGGGTTCACCGCCCGGGCCGACGCCGAAGCCGGGCGTAACGAGGCCGCGCAGTCCCGGGACCGTGCAGCCAGCCGTGAGATCGCCGGCTACGCCGCGGATCTGCTCGACTCCGATCCCGCGACCGCGGCCCAACTGGCGATCGCCGCGTACCGGATCTCCCCGACTCTGGAGGCACGGTCGACGCTGCTCGACATGACCGCCATGCCCATCCCGACGGTCTGGCCGGGCACCACCGGCAACTCCTACCTGGCGCTCTCCCCGGACGGCCGCACAGTGGCTGCCACCGACGCATCGACCGGTGGCTTCCGGTTGATCCGGACCAACCCGACCGCCGACGTGCGCTCGGCGCCGGTCGATCCCGTCGGATCGGCGGTGCTCGGTGCCGCTGCCCCGCCTGCGACAGGCACGGTCGCGGTGATCTTCACCCTTGTCTGGAGTCCGGACGGGACCCTGCTCGTGACCGGCGACGAGGATGGTGTCGTGCGGGTCTGGGATGTGCGGGATCTCGCCGTGCCGGTGCAGCTCGACGAGGAGCAGGTCTTCGCCTCCGGTGGTGCCCAGGCCATGGTCTTCACCCCGGACGGGTCGCGGCTGATCATCGGTGGGCCGGCCGGGACGAAAGCGACCGACAAACTTCCGGCGATGCCCGGCAGTCCTCTCCGCTCCTACCCGGTCGGCCGGGCCGGCCTCGGGGCGGCCGTGGATCTGATCGCGCCCACCATCGGGCCGGAGTCCCTGGTCCAGTCCCTGTCCATGTCGGCCGATGGGATGCTGGCGGTCGGCGGAGCCGACGGCACAGTGTCGCTCCGACCGGATGCCGGGAGCGGTCGACCGGGCCCGGCGGTCGAACCCGACCCCGATGCCAGTGGCAGCTCACAGCCGGTGGGAGCCCTGGCCTTCTCGCCCGACGGCCGGATGTTCGCCGCCGGGACGCGAAGCGGTGCGGTCCGGCAGTACGAGGTCGGCGCCACCGGAGTGTTGACGGACCTGCCGGACAACCTTCCCCGGTTCACCAGCTGGGTGAATGCGCTCGACTACAGCGCGGACGGTGCGGTGCTCGCCATCGGCAGCTCGACCTCGGAGGTCCGGATCAACCGGAGCTCCGACGGTGAGCAGCTCGCCACCTTCGGGCACCGTGGCGCGGTCACCGGCGTTGTCTTCGGGCCAGGGGACCGCTCCCTGCTGACGGTCGCGA
Proteins encoded:
- a CDS encoding NACHT and WD repeat domain-containing protein, with translation MVDLPSAGPPADRAEMVRVLRERRERAGLSVRELAARVDAPLGTVGGYLSGRHLPTTAQLPLFRRILVQLGVPAQDQDAWLDLVGTLRRTSGPRITDAPYRGLLSFETGDAGWFFGRSALVDQLLRLATDRTDPRPLVVLGPTGSGKSSVLRAGLLAGWPGSRALITPGPDPFGPLAAARDVLAAGDGLVVIDQVEEIFVRLPDPEARQRWAAAVTDPASWPPGTRVVFGLRADFFVAAASVPALEALLHDRQVLVGPMGVENLRSAIVGPAARAGLAIDDDLVRVLLDDLLLPDGRVHVAGVLPLLSHVLLATWQRTGGSRLTLDAYRDTGGLESAVQQTAEQVWADLPGEDERRLARGLLLRMVHLEEHTADADRGLPEAVTRRRAPLPDEAEREVLEPFVAQRLVVIDDTGVSIAHESLLTAWPRLRGWVDEDRAGLLLRRRLHGISRQWQIDHDDSGLVRGARLEAYEEWLAGGDRAGELDRLELEYLDAARAAEADRRAARRRQVRLLRSAVAVAVVLAVAASVLAVVGFTARADAEAGRNEAAQSRDRAASREIAGYAADLLDSDPATAAQLAIAAYRISPTLEARSTLLDMTAMPIPTVWPGTTGNSYLALSPDGRTVAATDASTGGFRLIRTNPTADVRSAPVDPVGSAVLGAAAPPATGTVAVIFTLVWSPDGTLLVTGDEDGVVRVWDVRDLAVPVQLDEEQVFASGGAQAMVFTPDGSRLIIGGPAGTKATDKLPAMPGSPLRSYPVGRAGLGAAVDLIAPTIGPESLVQSLSMSADGMLAVGGADGTVSLRPDAGSGRPGPAVEPDPDASGSSQPVGALAFSPDGRMFAAGTRSGAVRQYEVGATGVLTDLPDNLPRFTSWVNALDYSADGAVLAIGSSTSEVRINRSSDGEQLATFGHRGAVTGVVFGPGDRSLLTVANDGSVRRYGWPGPVVGPFGATVTYLDYAPANTLLVGPAKAEGRVSAWDVADLQSPVEEFITDGAAVLSGVVAVDREGDLMAVGRADGQVALYTTTSTAAGPVAVLPTGADPEVVQQSMVFSPDGRTLFSGGDDQVVHVWDVSAPEAPRELSSLPGLAGSVYFLSLSSDGKLLVATIVADSGGGEIVWHVGDPGAPREVARIGDLPGYAFAGVFSPDGSTLAVTGTDRTVHLYGVSAPGVDGAVVVTPTGQLFGPTDMLIWLAFSPDGTRLAAAGNDGAVWMWDLTDPVSPRLIARLQAADSALKAVEFAPDGRSLAAGGVDRRAHLWLSDAESAATWICGSVGVRISEQQWSELLPEQKFAAPCP